The DNA sequence AGACTGCGCTGGTTTGATCTTGATCCACTCTTTTTCTGCTCTCTTCCATAGTTTGGCAACTGTAGTGGGTTTCGTAACCATAACTTTATCACCAAGGGTTTTTGATATTTGTTCCAGATATTTGCTGATAAATCTTGTTAAAGCTCCTCTTTTATGTTACATTAAACCCCTCATCCTCTATAGACAATCACTGTTTTCCATACTGTAATGTTCAGGTTCAATGGGAGACAGAAGCTTCACTTCAGTAGTGGGATCTGGCCAGTGGCCAGACTATCAAAAACCAGTGGAGACTGTAGAAAGCTGTCTGAGATTGCTTAATGTGAGTCTTGGTCAGTTTGCCCAGTTGCAGAACCAAATGCTTACATGAGAGATTTTGAAATGTCATCACAAGAGCTGAAGTAAGATATAAGCCAAGCACTTCGTTTTGAAAGTCCCAGTCTGAAGTCGCAGACAACAGCATGATTGTTAAAATCAACAAGGTCAGACAGGCTTCTTACATCTTTGCAACTCTGTGCACCTTAACTGCctgtttttattctattttatatatgGAACCACTGATTCTAGATATTTACTGATTCCTATACTGGCGTTGTTTATGGGAAAGTGGTAGTAAGAATGAGatgaaatgacatttttattattattattattataatgatattGCAGTGTTTGTCTTGTTAATAGGCTAAAATTGTGTATTATACAGTTAGTTTTCTTACTGAAAACTTTAGGAAAATATACAAATAGAAGTGTAAAAACATCATTCAACATTTCGTgtccacatatttatttatttggtaagtagCGGTGTAATATTCAAGATAATATACAAACAGATGGCCATTAAACCCAAAAACCAAGTCAGACTGTGCATTATCGCTTACATATCCAAACAAACCTGATAAAACTTCCTATGCAtattaaaaacaagaaagaaaccAAATAAATAACATGTCTCGTTTGCTATTTGAGTTTTTAAGACAATAAGGAAAAGTTTAATACAGCTGCAAATGAAATGTTACAATCAGATGAAGACAGCAGATGAACAgtttcacagtaaaaaaaaaaaaaactttcatgcaGCTTTCATGCCCCTCAGTTTAAAGAATGTTACAACTTCTGGACTGTAGCTACACCTTCCACAGAGAATTCACCCGCAAGTATTGCTCAAACTCTCTCTGCGATTTATTCCTGTGTGACCACAAGAGATGGCTGCAACTTCCTGTCTTTGGGGCCTGTTAGTAACAGAGCAGCAGAATCGAGAGTAAGAGACCCATAAGAGCATTAGAACCAGACCGGAAGGGAAGTAGACTTGCTAGTTTTCCTCCTGAGTAGATTTTGCTGTCGTTGATGTTTTTGCTGTTTATTTCCTGTTTATTTTTTGCGCTGCAGGTTGGGGTGAGAGTCGTAGAGACAGAAATCGTTGCTTAACTCCGCCTGCTTCTTTTGCAACTGTTTCGAGGAGGAGTAAAGTTCCTCCTCcgctttctgaaaaaaaaacaagtcagaTATCACAGGGGATTTCCATTACACTAACATCATATTCTCAATACAACAAAATGAGATATAGttttcttaaaataaagtattacatCATCAACAAAAATTCTTACCTCCACCTGCTGTATATCAACATGCACCAGTAGAGACGCCAGCTCCAGGTTTTCACTAAAGCCATTCTTTAAAGGGACTGATCTGTACCCTGTGAAAGCAGTAACTCAGTATTTGTACTTCAATCTGCTTTCGTTCGCACAATGTTTCCTAAAACAATAATTGAATGAAGCTGATAGACTTACCTGAGCGAACACCTCTCACAGGGAACGTAGCCTGGGCCAGGAAGTTGGGATCAGAGAACATGTCCTCCTCAAAGACCACAAAGCGCAGGAAGGTGAGGTCTGGTTCATACACGCTGAAAGTACATGCCTCCGAAGGCTGACCGTTCGGCACGAGCCATATAGGGTTCAGTCCATTATCATCTGaggacacatttatttatttacttattaaatcTCTACAGAACATACTTCAGTGACTTCCCTGTTTTTAAGAAGcctaagataataataaaaatataataatgtttataataaatataataataattttgtaaaatgttaaatgACTTATTATTGGAATTTGATAATATATATGAAtaagtatttaaaaacaaaatatgaaaactcTTAAAAAcgatatatttatacagtatatatgtgtttgtgtgtgtttatatatatttttctgtttatgtgaataatttctaattaaataatccaaatcattttaaataaggtTTTAATGTCTGAAATGTCCTACTTTCCCCACTTGTAACCAGGATTATTTTAGTTAACTACAactaaaatcacacacacatacacacaaacttgtaaaacttaaaacttaaaacataaaaataaataaaatgttactaaaatctgtaatattatcTGTTACGCTAAAATAATACTGCGTCTTACGGCAAACGATAGTTTTGAATTTGTTGTCCTCTGTTTGGCCACACAGTTCGATCTCCACGAAGGGACTGGCAATGCTTCGTCCTGGTTTGGGAAGATGTCGTGCTCCTATCACCTGAGTTTCAGAAAAAAACTAGGACTGGTAAGTGCTTAAAATTTGTAATCTTATTAATTACATTATGTGGTAATTAATTAATcgaattaatcgcacatcaaatttgtagaaattactcccaaaagaacatttcaagtaaaaaaaaaataggttcagcaagaaatattttgtttgataaaatgtattacatatagcctactcttttggaccatttttggatgggtgaactataactataacttattattattactatgaaaatatgaaattatttctttaataaaatgatactctaaataataactaaaactgccagtaggtggtgctaaatgtcttaatgattaagtcatcgagtcatttattcattcgattcgttcaaatggctgattcattcaggagtgaagtaaatggttctttatgaatggttcattgaatcattaggcttgtttgacttgaagcggatcatcatcatcagaccgatcggtgcgtgacatcaaagaaccgcaagagctttagagagcagaggactccttgtgcttttgaatcgctctcgcggtactttaatgtcatacaccgatcggtctgtacAACGCCACTTCAAATCCAACGCATACCAATGGTTCAacgcgccaaatggttcaccaaattcgttcaaaatgtggattaagaaatgaaacgccgctgtgggttgctcggagagttcttaatgaactgttgtataacaTGAGTATAACATTTGTActcatgtgatattgcacttagcctacttctcgtgtgatatttcttaactatgtgatgtaaatatgagacaaaatctCAAATGGGctttttgccccatatcttgaattttagagacattttctaggctccatcacgcagtaagTTGTCGTCCTGCCTTaaattagtcatcaatcgactatatgaaatggcagatgatccacataggtctggggcggggcaagtgcgtCAAATGCATTGTTTTcctcaataattaattaatttaattaacgcgttaaattaccagccctaaaaaaaacatcatcaatcttttccattattttatcaaataaaatttttattaagttatttttcAGCTCTCAAACTCaacctaaataaacattattctGTTTGAATGAAGCTCATGTTTTACCCTAATGGTGATAGTAAATCTGATATTCCTCTTCTCCTGATAAGGGTCATATGAATCACTGCGCATCAGCTCAGGTTGCAGCACATATCCTGTTCCTGCGTTCAGACTGAAGAGGGCGCTGTTCAGCTGCATGTACTTATCTGAGGAGAAacgcaaaaactgttttcagacATATGGAATAAATGCTATGCTATTTAATTATTGCTCATTTTTCTCTGTAATATTTCCTTACACTCAGTTCGACTCCATGTTATTTCCTTTATAACATTTTTGTCTTGAAAtcattttagtctttttttcattttacatttctaaTAATCTTCCCctcaaataattattacaaatttaacttgtatttcaataaaacatcaacTTTCATTGAGTAAATCTCCTCTCATCCTTGTTTAATACTTTGGGTCAAAGGTTGGCTGATTTGTGTGATGTAGTTTATTATACCCATAAGCAACCAGTACTTCCCATACTTCCAGTGCAGTCATAAGTTAGCTAAACAAACACCACTGAGATAAGTGGGGATGTTAATGAACAGCTCTCTCCATGAACTACAGAGATGTTCAACTTCATACTCACCAGTTGTTTGGAAGTTGAGTGCCACCATGTGACATCCGCACATCCACAGAGGATAGGGATCATAGTTAGAGGAATCCACTCGCTGGCCCTTAGGGTAAACGCGGCTCAGCGCCTTGCGGTTATATAACATAAATTGAGTCGATTTGCTTCTGGAGGGTATCTTATTTTCTACGAAGGATCGAACCTGTTTGTAGGTATAATTATCTGATAGGGAAGGACAATCACATTGTTAACTGACAGTTTACTTTTATGCATgtcattagattttttaaatgtttttaacatatgtctcttatactcaccaaggaggcaaatatttggtcaaaaatacagaaaaaaaattatgaaatattattaaaatttaaaataattgtttttaatgtttattaaatatatttaaatcattttaaaaatgtaatttagtcctaTGATCGcgaagctgaatattcagcagaaATTACTTCTTCCTCAACATCGTTTTtcaacaatgttgaaaacagttgtgctgcttaatattttttaacaaactgTGATAGTGTTTTGACGATTCTTTGTTGAAAAGAAAGTTCACAAGATcagtatttcttaaaaataaaaaaataatctcttTTCTGttgcttttgatcagtttaatgcatccttggtgaataaaagtatccctttctttttttgaatggtagtataaattcatatttaattagtCATACCAAAGCGGTCTTTTTCTTTGCTGAGAGGCTGGCAGTAAACAACCAGTTCAGACATCTCGCTGGCCACCAATTCTTTTTCCTCAACCTCCTTTTGCTTTTTTATCTGCAATATTGCAAACATTTATAAACACCACCCCAACATTATACTTGAAATACTTCATTGTATACTTAAAATGTTGATGGTCTACACCTACTGTAGCTTTTAAACACCCACTGAAGTCTGGCTTCAACTATATTTACAGGACGAGTGACTCAAAACCTTGTGAGAACTTCCCtgttgtgacaactagccccagtttGCCCTATTTAGTCAAAAGTCTAAGTGTGTGAGACAGACCTTAAACACTCGGTTTTCCTCTCTCTGTGTGATGTCCCAGGCCACCTGATACCACTCGTACAGTTCCTCGGTGGTCTCAGTGGCCAAATCAAACGGCATCTCTCTATTCTCCTTATCCTGCAGCGTCACCACCACAGGCCTGCCGTGTTTGGCTGAACGCACTGGAAACGGCGAAATGAGTGCAAAATaccattattaaaacataatgtaCAGGAGTTCAGATGACTGAGAGGATAAATAATCTTACCGACAGTACACTTCGAGATGTCCACTATTCCCTTACATAAGTTGCCTAATGGATTTTCCTCATCGCCCTGAAAGAGAACATCTAGTCatctatgttttatgttttatgtattgaAGCAAATAAGTACGGTACTAACTAGCACTGAATGACATATCTGTGAAGTCaaatatacatatttgttatgTTATTTACTTGGAAATTGGCCTCAGATGCATCAGCAACTTCTACATAATTTGAAGGGAAATAGTGCTGCAGTTTTCCACCATAGTCTCCTTTCCACCTGATGGGGAAATTACAGTACATGTTGGTTTATCAAGCATATCAAAATATAAGCAATTAAAACCAGCCTGTGGTTTTAGAAACACCTGATAGTGTAATATGACATCAGTAAGATATTTTCCTGACAAACACGTGTTAATGCATATGTGCATCACAGATTTATGTTTTATGGACATGAGTCATGGTAAAATGATGCAGttcacttccattcaaaagttgagggtcagtaagatttttgggttagtacttttattcagcaacgacacattaaattgatcaaaagtaacacatttataatgtgtaCGTAAGATCTCGGTTTCAACGGTTTCAAAAATGCTGGTGTTTTGAACtatatttattcatcaaagtaacTTGGGAAAAATATGTATTACAGTTCCCACAAAAATACAGTCCAACTGTTctcaacatcgataataataagaaatgtttcttgagcagcaaatcagcacatcggaatgatttctgaaagatcatgtgacactgaagactggagtaatgatgctgaaaattcagcttagccaacagaaataaattacatttaaaatatattaaaataagacatagttattttaaattgtaacagtatttccacaacattactatttttttaactgtatttttcatcagatTAATgtaccttactgaccccaaactccaGATCAGTATAGTACCTTGGAGTGCTATGTAAATATTGAGGTAACTTTATCtttcagtattatttttttttttttgaccatgaCACTgccacagcttttttttttttttttgcatttattgctTATTATCTACACATTTGCAAAGAATCTCACCATCCATTTGTATCCTTGGTCACATTATGGATCAAAGTGCCCTTATAAAAGGAGAGCTCATCCGGCCGCATGGCCCTATAGTCATAGATGGCCTTCACTGTGCTATGAGGCTGCAACACATCAAAATGAGTTCAATCTTGTAACAAATCTGCAACAGCACTGAGGGAACCCCCACAAGCATGCGGCGGTTTAAAGAGTGTGAAGACAAAGATAAATTTTCTTTTGTGAATTACGTTCGAGCTAGAAACATGAAGCATACATGGCATACACACTAAACATGACGTTGCTTTTTTAGCCAGGCTGCATTTCCTCTTTCGAGACGATCAGTTTCCTACGTGAGAGAAAGAGATAGCCAGCGCCACCACTTCCTCCCCAGCCCACACGAGATGACCTCTAGCGCATGCTAACTCGCAGGAGCGGTGTTTGCTTTCAAAGTGCTTACCAGAGACGGCTCTATCTCATTGGCCTCCACGTACTGTTTAGATTCATAAAGTGAAGCAGATATGGTTATCTGAAATGACATAAAGCATTTCTTAGACTTGTCTCCCTGCACATTACACTTAAAATGAGCACAATCTGTACATTTAGAAAACagctattgtatttttttatttcatggttCACACAAGATACATCTTTTTCTAAATTAGTggtgtaaaatgaaataaaaaaatggaaacatATATTAATCAGACATCATGTTCGAACAATTAAGCAATAAAGGTACttatttttaattgcttaaaaaatGTGCTTTGTGGTGGGAGGATACTAGCCACAGAGGGCGAAAATACTTTAGCATAGGCTCAGGAAGTGTTTAGAaagaaattctaaataaaaagcCTTTTTCTGTATTATATGTCTtactaaacatttaaatcatacaaTGGCACTTAAGTGCATATTATAGATATGCTAAATCAGAAACTTTGGCCTGAACTTTGATTGAAAAAAAGGAGAAGAAACCAACAGAGCTACTAGAGATGAAAGCATGCAAGTGTAACATGCAAACTGTGGCCTTAGCAAAGGAAGCACATGCCCTTGTTCACTTTGAAGAGTGTGTACAAATGCTGCACACAAAGACAAACTTTTGTACAATCATTGCACAGTGTTCAGTACAGCTGCAGTTGACAATATTTTAAGTGAACTCTAGAAAAGAATTATCTTGTCTGTGCTGCCTtgaaatagatgttttttttaagttgctttaTTGCTTACCGAACTGAAGCGTTCCACCAGTTCTGGTGTCACCGGGTAGCGCAATTTAGTCTTTCGATACAGTGGTTTCTTTCGGAAATAGTCCACCAATTCCACCAGGCTCTCAAATTCACTAGAGTTGCCCAGAATGTACATAGATCCCTCTTTGTGTATTCGACAGTGCTTCACCATCCCTTCACCTCTGTTTCAgtacccagaaaaaaaaaaagaaactccaTGAATTACAATCATTATTACATTAACAAAAACAACACCAGCAACAAGCCACTGTGGGTCTTCAGGCAAGGTTTTTTcttgaaaataatttatatatttatatattaaattaaattaaattaaatttatgcatttagcagatgcttttatccaaagcgacttacagtgcattcagactatcaatttttacctatcatgtgttcctggggaatcgaacccccaaccttgactCAGTGCTCTACCaaatgagctacaggaacacacatatatatatatatatatatatatgcattgcaTTTCCAACTTAAATACACAAATCATTGACAGTGCAATGTAGTGACAAAATAGATATAAATTAAACTTATATCTGTTAAAATAAATTTCATAAATGTTGATGTTTATATGAAATGTGACCTTCCACATTTGAGGTTCAGCACATAAAATACACACACTATTTTTTCTCTTTGcccaaataataaattatttagtaACCATCCCATGATACACATCATCATCTGTTTTTTTCATCTACCAGATGAAAACCATAGGTTTAAAAACTTAAAGAAGAATTAGCACATCTCTCCACAACAAACCACATGATTCAAAATATGATGGTGATGGAGAACTTAATCATTTGAGTTTATTATCATaggttattattttaaaaagcaatcTTAGCAAGTTACACTGTAAATACAAGATactgtaaacaaaacaaagatgattggagtATGCTTAACAAGATTTCTACTTCagcatttcacatttaattcaatgttataCTTGATGTTTCTTTTTGATTTGGGTtggaatttctgagtgaaaattgtttctccTCCGGACTTGTCTGCATAATGAGTGGCACCTGAAGGTGATGGCGCAAGAGTCTGAATCTTCTCTCTGTCTGATAAGGAAGGCTCCATCTCGAGGGATCCTCATGAGATAGTCCTCCGCCTCACCCCGACTCAAGTTACTGTAAAACCACCTAAAGACAAGAAAACCACAGTTTCACGTCTATGCTGTATGCAGATGCTCGTAAGCGTTAAAAGAAGCTGTCCACGTGGTTTTCTACAGCCCTGCTGGCCAGGATGTGGTAAGCAGCAAGTTTGTTACTGTGTGGCAAGCACTGACTAACCCTTTTAGCAGGTGCTGGTCTGGTCGAGGCACAAGATCAGTGAGGCGCAGGTTGAAATCCTGACAGCGTAAAGGGTTTTCTCTGTAATACTGGATAAGCTCGTACACACTGGGGAAGTGCAGGTTTTCTGTGAGGAAATAGACAGTGTGGCCTCCTTCTAAGCAGGAACGGATTCGACAATGTTGAACTCGTCCACTGCGCCTGTAATGACCACACAGGGAACTTATTTAAATTTCTGTGCATGTGGGATATATATATTACCATTAATAATATGGATCATTCTTGTTAGGAAGCAGTCTCTAAAAcctataaaaatgtattgtaatgaAATTATTTCTATGAAATGGTATTTCTTTCAGAAATATAAGTTAATCAACCTCAGGCATGTAAACGTATTATTCATGACTTTAAAGTAAACCAAAGTCAAGGATGGACATAAAGAGCTGAGGTTAGCCATTTTGGTCAATGAGGAATTGAGAATAACTTGatgtcattatttaaaaaaagaaaaagaaaatttataCAACCAGGAATTGTTTAAACTAAAGTAGAAAAATCAatatagtaaaactacagtaaaacataacttatttaaatctaagtatttcaattcaattaaattctatttacttacaagatgttaattgtgATATTTTAATTATCCATTTTTGAAATTATGATCATCATACttgatattattataattttttatatatataacaaaagaattaatcaaattaaatgctAATAAGTAATGATGTTTGTATTGTTGTGTTCCCCACCCAATATTATGTCACTTCCTGTGTGATAATATCTtaacacaaattaagaaaaaaaccACAGGGAAAACCTCAAATAAAATTAACAGAGTAGAAATTACTGAAATATATGACTTACAGTATTACAATTTGCATATCCATATCcatttttttatctttgaaatgTTTATACTCTCATActgatttctgtatttttaattagacaggacagactttttttttttagtaatccaTTGCTAAAACATTCATGTTTCTGCTTTTGTTTTCCCCGTCAAATATTATGTAAATCCTCATGTGGTAAAGAAAAATGTGTCATTAAGAAAAAACTTTTTGCCACAAACTAAagtagttaatatatatatatatattatatatattataataaaatgtatacagtttGAAAAGACATGGCAATGTACTGTATAGAAAGACTGACCCCTATTTCTTCCATttgaaaatactaaattaaagacaataaataaaacagagaGAAAATACGAAAAGGAAAACCATGCATCCTCCCTCTCTGAAGAGTATAAAAGCAGGACTACATTACCAGAATGAGAGGGTGCAATCATTGACAAAGGTGTCACTCTCCCGCACCAGAAATGTCCCGTCAACTCCACCCGAATCTGCACAATATTCCTGCAGCAGTCTCTCGGCTGTCTGTCTGCCCTCTGACATCCGCCCGTGAAACCAGGGCTCTGACTGATGAAGCTCTGTACCACCCTGAGATGACTGAGGAGAGGTGATGCATTTGAATTACAGTTAAAACCCTCAATTTTTGGCATGAGTCTCATTCTATAATGGAGTCTCAGTGATTCACCTTTCCAACGTCCTCCTCTAGTTCATTCTCCTCAGCATAATACAATGTCTTATTCTCAATCACACAGTAGTGCTTGTACCATCTCTGAACATGGAGACAGTCACAAAGAAATTACAGTCATAATCAGGGAAGGAAACTGGAATAAGATGAAACAATCACACAAGCCGTGACAATGTTCACTGGACTCTGGCACCTCATCGATTGGATCCCAGATGAAGAGCTCTCCCTGCTTATCTCCTTTCCGTAGGTCCTTTTTACTGAAGGTCTCATCAATATTCAGTTTCTTGTGCTGTATGAAAAAGCGAGATTGCATGGCTTTGGATTGCATTGTAAAATCAAAGACACTGCAGGATTTTCCAGTGAAGCTTTTCTACCTTGATGATGATCTTGCCCTTAAGTTGGGTCGGTGACGGCAGTTGTTCTGCTTCTGGTTCCAGCAGATCGGTCAGGAGCTTGTCTTGGAAAACATCTTTAAACACCTGAGCCATCATTTTCTGTTGCTTGACGTCACAGTGCTCTTCTATGGACAGCACCACAGGATACCTGCCAACAGTGACGTGTTCATAAACATAGTTCAAAAAAACTACACATACCCAGATGCatcaatttcatttttattaaaaaaaatgacttttgcaATTATAATTTGAAAAAAGTATAtgaaaagtgaataaataaataaataaataaacacgtaCAGGTCACATATGATCtcaaaatcaaaacattaaaatacatggaATTTTGCTTAAACCAATGAAAGCTAATTAAAGGAGCATCTAGATTTGTTATGCATTATGACAGTATTCTCATTACAAATGAGCACATTTTAACCCAAAATTCTTATTATCATAATATGTTTTACTTTTGAGATTTCTCAATGGCATTCTCATTAGATTACTTTATTGAATCTGAAAAAATTAAATTACCATTAATTAAAGGTAGTACAACAAATATCACCCatacacatacttttttttttggtgtgtgttccaaaaataggtttaattttcttttttatgcaaaatataactgCTTTTTTAATATGGgatggattttattttaatatgggaTGGATTATGACCCTGCTATGTTCTTGAAAggttttgtaaaattattttcgcCTAACTGAGGGAACTAGTGTGTTTTACAAAACCTCACAAataaatgtgtgaatgtgtgtgttgttgATGACTAACTCAGACGTTGCAAAAGCATGATCATTGATGGCCTTCACCACATCCTTAAACTTTATCTTGGAGGTCATGGTCCTTCCATGGTATATGACAGGTTCATCTGGACCATTCCAGCAGTCCACTGCattggaaaaaaagaaacattaaaacccaaaaataaaaattagtctgcgttttactcacccccgagaCATCTAGAAGTTAAATTAAAAGTGCCCATCCATGTCTcacatattcaaaacgtaataatcattTGAATCTAGCTTGCACTCACCGTTGTAAATGAAGCAGTTCCGGGGGAATTACATATGAGGTCAGTTGTGCGCATGCGCCACTCAGAAGTGACACGCAGAAATGCcgtggagagatcaaaacaaaacaatggtcaagaattagaagtacaaaatgaggatttgtaacgAAGAATGccggaggatttcgatataaccaaaaaggagactggttttcctttgcttaagtaaggaaactttgcttcctttgatcCTGTAAACAAACGCAACGCTGACCTCATATGTGATGCTCCCAGAACTGCTTTTGTGTACAACTATTGGTGCAAGcttgattaaagtgattattaaatttagaatatggatatttttcttacaaaaacacatcaattcGCTACAGGCTACAGGCGCTTTTAATTGAACTTCCTTTGGACTGAACCAATGTAACACCTGCTGAGAGCAATGgaagagcttgaaagatcaaagaccatttttaatataactctgactggattcgtatgaaagaagaaagtcatatacacctagggtgtctcgggggtgagtaaaaccctaattttgggtgaactagccctttaagtaCATCAAACTGACTCTCAGAACAATTTTATCACTGCAATATCAATGCATAAAATTAAGTAGAAAAGAACATGCATTAGTTTAAaagagcattaaaaaaatattataaagggTGTGGTTCACTGACACTCAACACAGCGGCAGCCCAGCCTCAGGCAGCGCACATAAGCTTCCGTTGAGGACTCACTGCGCAGTTGATCTCCAGTCAAATATCTGtgaaaaaaagcaaaacacatgAAGTAGCACAGGAAGTTCATAATGGAAGAGGAGGAGCTGCTGCATTTGTGTACGAGCATGAAGAACTGAAGCACTGACGTGTTGTGAGAAGAGTTGATCCAGTAGTGGGACAGAGGATTGTTCATGTCCAAAGGGCAAATCTCAGAGAACTTCTCATCCCAAATCGAGTTCTCtttggagaagagaaaactgAGGAactagaaagac is a window from the Carassius carassius chromosome 13, fCarCar2.1, whole genome shotgun sequence genome containing:
- the plcg2 gene encoding 1-phosphatidylinositol 4,5-bisphosphate phosphodiesterase gamma-2 — encoded protein: MAGRIQQGDLTEYKKSLIKRDLEMGIVMTVYRQRMERLTVQVIMETRQVAWTRTANKTEGVLDLFEIREVRPGKNSKDFDRFKDSKDKNTDPNSCFTIFYGSQFVLNTLSLGADSVEDAEKWLTGLELLRQETLVAHTPEIVESWLRKQMYSVNSTKKNSITMKELKSLLPQMNFKVPCGRFLKDRIGTVGAKKEVLDFEQFHKFYNHLMFENQKMILDEFKKESCAFIMGIGDQPIQLSDFQRFLLFHQKETWANNVNQVRELMTIFIDDTMRMTNDPAFTVEEFLSFLFSKENSIWDEKFSEICPLDMNNPLSHYWINSSHNTYLTGDQLRSESSTEAYVRCLRLGCRCVELDCWNGPDEPVIYHGRTMTSKIKFKDVVKAINDHAFATSEYPVVLSIEEHCDVKQQKMMAQVFKDVFQDKLLTDLLEPEAEQLPSPTQLKGKIIIKHKKLNIDETFSKKDLRKGDKQGELFIWDPIDERWYKHYCVIENKTLYYAEENELEEDVGKSSQGGTELHQSEPWFHGRMSEGRQTAERLLQEYCADSGGVDGTFLVRESDTFVNDCTLSFWRSGRVQHCRIRSCLEGGHTVYFLTENLHFPSVYELIQYYRENPLRCQDFNLRLTDLVPRPDQHLLKGWFYSNLSRGEAEDYLMRIPRDGAFLIRQREDSDSCAITFRGEGMVKHCRIHKEGSMYILGNSSEFESLVELVDYFRKKPLYRKTKLRYPVTPELVERFSSITISASLYESKQYVEANEIEPSLPHSTVKAIYDYRAMRPDELSFYKGTLIHNVTKDTNGWWKGDYGGKLQHYFPSNYVEVADASEANFQGDEENPLGNLCKGIVDISKCTVVRSAKHGRPVVVTLQDKENREMPFDLATETTEELYEWYQVAWDITQREENRVFKIKKQKEVEEKELVASEMSELVVYCQPLSKEKDRFDNYTYKQVRSFVENKIPSRSKSTQFMLYNRKALSRVYPKGQRVDSSNYDPYPLWMCGCHMVALNFQTTDKYMQLNSALFSLNAGTGYVLQPELMRSDSYDPYQEKRNIRFTITIRVIGARHLPKPGRSIASPFVEIELCGQTEDNKFKTIVCHDNGLNPIWLVPNGQPSEACTFSVYEPDLTFLRFVVFEEDMFSDPNFLAQATFPVRGVRSGYRSVPLKNGFSENLELASLLVHVDIQQVEKAEEELYSSSKQLQKKQAELSNDFCLYDSHPNLQRKK